A window of Sutcliffiella cohnii contains these coding sequences:
- a CDS encoding Ig-like domain-containing protein, whose protein sequence is MKDFCKKWIVIFVITLLVFNPLFSIPLAHANTLISQTEFSETTRNFNLTNKIEVFPLPIYLKDPITNEWVPNTTGNRSGFPLYQTFISEELPSSNLSSEQQLVAGIQNEKQNITLLKFGNSLPDINGGLIYSANLNMFEIDKPVKWGYWDPTYINEDYQVLKVLSAWDGETVTWSNRPDLSSPYIDRTMRIGVDGGHFQWDVSQIVAEWYEDPTTDYGLAIVGKEEDSYRNFYTSKGYANKSYEQLDKAPRLIINYAPRPAITNAIGYGLGANSSEGYVRLSWHSSPGVKGYKLSIFNGEEYETIDVGLTNEWSSLNKNLWPSKDEVSNGEYRLKLDQSGTNLPDHPSALYENAGGTEKDPNRYYFKITAYNEFGESGASEEVSVAIPNRTAPPFVSNIHMTEYDFGKVHLKWDTSNENIKEYQVKIGSAPEKSDISTGLKTTNNEILVTSNMLLPHSTVYVSVNAVDMDGNFSGYTTPVPIELRKSKDALVTASSIPLQNAVHVDPHMSITMKNIGTEAWSAEEGFELKLVNEQEFLEVEALSPGEQIAPGESKTFQVRVKGQKPLGTITLEWQMFHHESGYFGNKLTRTITFYDDMKPVVIIASPEPLASLYKTVNIMGTATDETLQNYRLYYGIGSSPSSWNLIFSSSSKVENDSLGTWNTSNLDAGIYTLKLEAVDEAGNIDTVVREVYVNLPVNIPKVNKVTDQSTSVKGTADAGLTVFVQNGIQVIGSSTVTSAGTFSITIPKQVEGTVLEVYAKNIHDVSSDVASVMVVDGTPPSAPTVDPVADNSVQVVGRAEKGSTVIVKKGTSTLGTGITNSNGVFSVAIAKQSAGTTLQVTAKDAAGNVSAATTVTVIDKTPPPAPKVNTVGDNATSVTGTAERGATVTVKKGTTTLGSSKVNTDGTYSVTIQKQNAGTTLSVTAKDAAGNVSSVTNKTVVDKTPPPAPKVNTVGDNATTVKGTAEKGATVTVKRGTTTLGSSKVNTDGTYSVTIQKQNAGTSLSVTAKDAAGNVSSATNKTVVDKTAPPAPKVNAVYSSSTAVTGKTEANATVVVKRGSTTLGTAKASKTGDFSVKIKKQSKKVVLSVTAEDNAGNKSKATSVTVK, encoded by the coding sequence TTGAAAGACTTTTGTAAAAAATGGATCGTTATTTTTGTCATAACATTGTTAGTATTCAACCCATTATTTTCTATTCCATTAGCTCATGCTAATACGCTTATTAGTCAAACCGAGTTTTCAGAAACAACTCGTAATTTCAATTTAACGAACAAAATAGAGGTATTCCCGCTGCCAATCTATTTAAAGGATCCAATTACGAATGAATGGGTTCCGAATACGACTGGAAATAGAAGTGGGTTTCCACTCTATCAAACTTTTATTTCAGAAGAGTTACCTTCAAGTAACCTATCTAGTGAACAACAGTTAGTCGCAGGAATCCAAAACGAAAAGCAAAACATAACGTTACTTAAGTTCGGTAACTCTCTTCCGGATATAAATGGAGGATTGATTTATAGTGCGAATTTAAATATGTTCGAGATAGATAAGCCTGTTAAATGGGGATATTGGGACCCTACATATATTAATGAAGACTATCAAGTTCTTAAAGTGTTGTCTGCTTGGGACGGTGAGACGGTAACGTGGTCGAATCGCCCAGACCTCAGTAGTCCTTATATCGACAGAACGATGAGGATTGGAGTGGATGGTGGTCATTTTCAATGGGATGTTAGCCAAATAGTTGCGGAATGGTATGAAGACCCAACTACTGATTACGGCTTAGCTATTGTTGGAAAAGAGGAGGATAGCTATCGAAACTTTTATACGAGTAAAGGCTATGCTAATAAAAGCTATGAACAACTAGATAAGGCTCCACGTCTAATCATTAACTATGCCCCTCGACCAGCGATTACGAATGCAATAGGGTATGGACTAGGCGCAAATTCGAGTGAAGGTTACGTCCGCCTGTCTTGGCATAGTTCTCCAGGGGTGAAGGGATACAAACTTTCCATTTTTAACGGCGAAGAATATGAAACGATTGATGTAGGTTTAACGAATGAGTGGAGTTCTTTGAATAAAAACTTGTGGCCTAGTAAGGATGAAGTGAGTAATGGCGAATATCGATTAAAACTAGACCAGTCTGGCACTAATTTGCCAGATCATCCAAGTGCGCTATATGAAAATGCAGGTGGTACAGAGAAAGACCCGAATCGATATTATTTTAAAATTACTGCGTATAACGAGTTTGGTGAATCAGGAGCATCTGAAGAAGTGAGTGTTGCCATCCCAAATAGAACAGCACCACCTTTCGTTTCCAACATTCATATGACGGAATATGATTTTGGAAAAGTGCATCTCAAATGGGATACATCAAATGAGAACATAAAAGAGTATCAGGTGAAAATAGGCTCAGCTCCTGAGAAATCAGATATTTCGACGGGCTTAAAAACTACTAATAATGAAATATTAGTAACTTCCAATATGCTACTCCCACACAGTACGGTATATGTTTCTGTGAATGCGGTAGATATGGATGGTAACTTTTCTGGTTATACAACACCAGTTCCAATAGAGTTAAGAAAAAGCAAAGATGCATTAGTAACAGCAAGTTCCATTCCTTTACAAAACGCGGTTCATGTTGACCCGCATATGTCCATTACGATGAAAAATATCGGTACAGAGGCTTGGTCAGCTGAGGAAGGTTTTGAACTTAAACTAGTAAATGAACAGGAATTTTTAGAGGTAGAAGCACTTTCTCCTGGAGAGCAAATAGCACCAGGTGAATCGAAAACGTTCCAAGTTAGAGTAAAAGGACAAAAGCCTTTAGGGACTATTACCCTAGAATGGCAAATGTTTCACCATGAAAGTGGCTATTTTGGAAATAAATTAACTAGAACGATTACGTTTTATGACGATATGAAGCCAGTTGTCATTATTGCTTCGCCTGAACCATTAGCTTCACTTTATAAAACAGTAAATATAATGGGGACCGCAACGGACGAAACACTACAAAATTATCGTTTATATTATGGTATTGGTAGCAGCCCTTCTTCATGGAATCTGATTTTCAGTAGTAGTTCTAAAGTAGAAAACGATTCTTTAGGAACTTGGAATACGAGTAACCTCGATGCTGGAATATACACGTTAAAACTAGAAGCGGTAGATGAAGCTGGAAATATCGATACAGTTGTTCGAGAAGTTTACGTTAATCTTCCAGTTAATATACCAAAAGTAAATAAAGTTACTGACCAATCAACATCTGTAAAAGGGACAGCTGATGCTGGTTTAACGGTGTTTGTCCAAAACGGTATTCAAGTTATTGGTTCTTCTACAGTAACGAGTGCTGGAACTTTCTCTATCACTATCCCGAAGCAAGTAGAAGGGACAGTGTTAGAGGTCTATGCAAAAAATATACACGATGTTTCAAGTGACGTAGCATCTGTAATGGTGGTTGATGGAACACCTCCTTCAGCGCCAACTGTTGATCCTGTCGCAGACAATTCTGTTCAAGTTGTTGGGAGGGCAGAAAAGGGATCAACTGTTATTGTAAAAAAGGGAACATCGACGCTCGGAACAGGGATAACGAATTCTAACGGAGTATTTTCAGTCGCTATAGCTAAACAATCGGCCGGGACTACATTACAAGTGACAGCTAAGGATGCAGCCGGAAATGTAAGTGCGGCAACAACTGTTACGGTAATTGATAAAACCCCTCCGCCAGCTCCGAAGGTCAATACAGTTGGAGATAATGCAACGTCCGTAACAGGGACCGCAGAAAGAGGGGCAACGGTAACGGTTAAAAAAGGAACGACAACGCTTGGTTCAAGTAAAGTCAACACGGATGGTACGTACAGTGTAACAATCCAAAAGCAAAATGCCGGAACAACGTTGAGTGTGACAGCAAAAGATGCAGCCGGAAATGTGAGTAGTGTAACGAATAAAACAGTAGTTGATAAAACTCCACCACCTGCACCAAAGGTTAATACAGTTGGAGATAATGCAACAACCGTAAAAGGGACCGCAGAAAAAGGAGCAACGGTAACGGTAAAAAGAGGAACAACAACGCTCGGCTCAAGTAAAGTCAACACGGATGGTACGTACAGTGTAACGATCCAAAAGCAAAATGCCGGAACATCGTTGAGTGTAACAGCAAAAGATGCGGCCGGAAATGTGAGCAGTGCTACGAATAAAACGGTAGTGGATAAAACTGCACCACCCGCGCCAAAAGTAAATGCCGTATATTCCAGCTCTACAGCTGTTACTGGGAAAACGGAAGCCAATGCTACGGTAGTAGTGAAACGAGGCAGCACAACGTTAGGGACAGCGAAAGCATCAAAGACTGGAGATTTTTCAGTAAAAATAAAAAAACAGTCGAAAAAAGTAGTGTTGTCTGTAACAGCAGAAGATAACGCCGGCAACAAAAGTAAGGCAACTTCAGTTACTGTAAAATAG
- a CDS encoding Ig-like domain-containing protein, with amino-acid sequence MFARKKLMAKRSLAILLAVMLVTYSIPLHLFANVLAESEEEAFTLQVVRGEEPVSDADVEVTNSGDITISKKTNSEGIATFPELTSASFVEQSTFNFNVSLEDEEPDTFSISLKEGTTDYYIYDVVTKEFKLKETEEEMVDDEEEVKEEEPTTYHVVVNQTGEGQVTINDESYSSNLELEEGTELVIEITPNENSFIESVRINGEDRAITNRESFEETIESLSTDIEIDVEFVLKTYTITFNYNDLGEIVDENGEVISKEGKIEVGHGENKYFTVKPSEGYYIKTVKIDGKAVEEIEEDNFSYTFEDVISNHEVEVTFAIKTFTVTANVDGENGTISPSSEEVSYGNDLELEIAPNTSYQVKAIRVNGVELDLENNPDFIWKEETNLFLLTLTEIKEDIDVIVEFEEIPSEDGSWSDYIEIQPSESIDTIIVDGKVVYVYAKGERVRISPNENSEYSHRININHDFFWWKNYTFTNDTKINSIKVGKKWGSKEIIQDQKLILVFDTEAPSIGDVTLQGENEVLVDEASWFSGAVTVSGLVENIKQTFDGVEYSTEVEAVYYSKGNSTEEHLAEFDASTNEFTFVTDDEDYTGVYNVWAIDEAGNKSEVKTVNIHIDKTNPSLASGEAVEFKIKDQNFVTKALHFLSFGTFFNQTIEITVDAVDAASGIQEITLRATDEDGVVTTVTQDDISRDGLTATAVFTLEATSFLGSFEVEVIDNVGNNYETIITKENSNIAADNNGVVMIEQVDPSVQLTIHHEEDNIPFEDIYREVVEFEIHAQDDESGLYAVVVDVNGVEITSSYTDDKVISDEITLRTDDERIKANEDGSYNISVEVVDNAGNVTGTNKTIYADRSHPVITRYTFAIENEDGEYVEEEYSEELTESIELDEYGFYFKNKTRVTVTAEDYKRPNEAASGVQSITVYLQDHEDEKFYAIQANGSYVEIEEEAIEGVEPIATTGDFTFNVPENFKGQIFAKATDNVQNTGPFTTAVGTIVESLERHEQDSFIEIQLPETAHQDKKQQNLYADNIELEITVVDSYSSIETIEWFVEAPYDREKDDKGSVTLETNTKYDVGTVIDGWELTSTHLNLVTEMKKTIPISHNSNDIVVRVVMHDRAGHVTEQEVTFSIDKVKPELEVIYDNDKADEDFPNNYDGHRVATIIVTERNFDPQLLFAQLNDERLELVWETSYNEENPDQTAHTANVYFTNDGDYTFSVLFEDMAGNEAPPYTPDSFTIDTTPPEVTVVYDNNDVANGNFYKAPRTATITIKERNFDAARVEIIGSVELGDVSFPSLSDWTTDGDTHTATIYYEEDALYSFNIHARDKAGNAAANYEKETFYIDTTVPKLVEEEAVTFEQTNTNFFAKTINFLSFGTFFNKEVRVVVKAEDNIAGIESISLTASDSDVELVEVKNSFKQGENNLTAEAKFTINATSFTGNIFVELTDYSKNVQEYKVTSENSNIVADNDGVIEIEKNKPTAEINVIPNKGVSSNGKNVYSGDVTYEVVVTDADSGVNTVKIDINGKEYLHDYSSDKEKRTKPIKYSINLATEDIPINKDGSYEISVYVIDNAGNSQSRKTKTYKDETSPIITDFIFSNKDVNGSFKKVEDTDEFKKSVELTQYGFYFKQQTRVTVKAEDPEKEYEYTSGLQSIVVYLKDYDNGTYYSVLRNGNLKEIKESDVNKISPIATKGEVSFLVPVNFKGQIFAKAIDGVDNTVGFETPDGTIVESAAQHAKETHIDFKVPTTTYQDNNGQDLYANNVNVELTVTDTYSGIAQIEWSVVAPYDRDNNESGSLTIHNDKTYSPGSNSDGWRQTKQEKNLVTEMKKTLTVRNNSNDIVVKVKMTDRSGHTSEDEITFSIDKTTPTIEITYDNNTPDGDFTDYYKANRTATIVVTERNFRPEDVEYVITNTLGERPSFAGWTSRVNRANPDLSTHTATISFTADGDYTFDMKYQDNARNAAAPVPQQKFTIDKTEPVINVAYSSSSAQNGNYYNTARTATISITERNFETSRIQITGTATDDGSTIAFPEVSRWNSVGDVHTATIHYGTDGLYTFDIAYTDMAGNVAAEYTVDEFYVDQTAPELTISGVEHMSANNGEVMPVISYRDTNFNPNNVTISLTGANRGPVKLVGSYSDEGNGQVFTFENFEEMQEVDDLYTLTATVVDYAGNESTEEIRFSVNRFGSVYTLDESIVGINGKYVQDEVDIILTETNVDSIDEESVTIVMTKNGTPTDLMNGTDYTVEKAGGEGSWSQYTYTVKKELFAGDGRYTVTLYSEDAAGNINENIDETKKAEISFGIDKTAPVIVPIDLESGAQYPVETKAVTVSIKDNLVLDHATIFLNNEEVDYKVSGEDYTFDIPSSNAKQSVTIVAVDAAGNELNVDITDLLVSTNLFVRWYNNTSLFYGSLIGIGAISTSIAGYFVFRKRKDDDDTARFDEEKEDIVS; translated from the coding sequence ATGTTTGCTAGAAAGAAGTTAATGGCGAAACGCTCTCTAGCCATCTTACTGGCCGTCATGCTAGTCACGTACAGCATACCTTTACACTTGTTTGCAAATGTACTAGCTGAATCAGAGGAAGAAGCGTTTACGCTACAAGTTGTACGAGGAGAAGAACCAGTCTCAGATGCCGATGTAGAAGTAACCAATTCTGGGGACATAACCATTTCTAAAAAGACGAACAGTGAAGGAATTGCTACTTTTCCAGAGCTGACTAGTGCAAGTTTTGTAGAACAGTCAACTTTTAATTTTAATGTATCCCTTGAGGATGAAGAGCCAGATACGTTTTCTATCAGTTTAAAGGAAGGAACAACTGATTATTACATATATGATGTTGTGACGAAAGAATTTAAACTAAAAGAGACGGAAGAAGAAATGGTAGATGATGAAGAGGAAGTCAAAGAAGAGGAACCAACAACTTATCACGTTGTAGTAAATCAAACGGGTGAAGGACAAGTTACTATTAATGATGAGAGTTATTCTAGTAATCTTGAGCTTGAAGAAGGAACCGAACTAGTGATAGAAATTACTCCAAATGAAAATTCCTTTATTGAGAGTGTCCGAATTAATGGAGAAGATCGAGCGATTACGAACCGTGAAAGCTTTGAAGAGACGATTGAATCTCTCTCTACTGATATAGAAATTGATGTAGAGTTCGTACTAAAAACGTATACGATCACTTTCAACTATAATGATTTAGGCGAAATAGTAGATGAAAATGGTGAAGTGATTTCAAAAGAAGGAAAAATTGAAGTAGGCCATGGTGAGAATAAATACTTTACTGTTAAACCAAGCGAAGGGTATTATATCAAAACTGTAAAGATAGATGGCAAAGCTGTTGAAGAAATCGAAGAAGATAACTTCAGCTATACGTTTGAAGATGTTATTTCCAATCATGAAGTGGAAGTTACGTTTGCTATTAAAACGTTCACTGTGACAGCTAATGTAGATGGTGAAAATGGAACAATCAGTCCTTCTAGCGAGGAAGTTAGCTATGGAAATGACCTCGAGCTAGAAATAGCTCCTAATACTTCCTATCAAGTAAAGGCAATCCGTGTAAATGGAGTCGAGTTAGATTTAGAAAACAATCCAGATTTTATTTGGAAGGAAGAAACAAACCTTTTTCTTTTAACGTTAACGGAGATTAAAGAAGATATTGATGTCATCGTTGAGTTTGAAGAAATACCTTCCGAAGATGGAAGTTGGAGTGATTATATTGAGATTCAACCTTCCGAGTCGATAGATACGATAATAGTAGATGGAAAAGTAGTTTACGTCTATGCAAAGGGTGAGAGGGTAAGGATATCTCCAAATGAAAATTCAGAATACAGTCACAGAATTAATATAAATCATGACTTCTTTTGGTGGAAAAATTATACCTTTACGAACGATACGAAAATAAATAGTATAAAAGTTGGTAAAAAGTGGGGCAGTAAAGAAATTATCCAAGACCAAAAATTAATTCTCGTTTTCGACACCGAAGCACCTAGCATTGGAGACGTTACGTTACAAGGTGAAAATGAAGTTTTAGTAGACGAAGCTTCATGGTTTAGCGGTGCCGTAACAGTATCTGGTCTCGTGGAAAATATCAAACAAACGTTTGATGGAGTGGAGTACAGTACGGAAGTTGAGGCTGTTTATTATAGTAAAGGAAACTCAACTGAGGAACATCTAGCGGAGTTTGATGCATCAACGAACGAATTTACTTTTGTTACAGATGACGAAGACTATACTGGCGTATATAACGTTTGGGCTATAGATGAAGCAGGAAACAAGTCAGAAGTAAAAACAGTAAATATTCATATCGATAAGACAAATCCAAGTTTAGCGTCTGGAGAAGCGGTCGAGTTTAAAATAAAAGATCAAAATTTCGTCACGAAAGCTCTACACTTCCTATCATTCGGAACATTTTTTAATCAAACGATTGAAATAACAGTAGATGCAGTGGATGCCGCATCAGGAATTCAAGAAATAACGTTACGAGCAACTGATGAGGATGGAGTGGTGACAACCGTAACGCAAGATGATATTAGTAGAGACGGTTTAACGGCAACAGCAGTATTTACGCTTGAAGCAACTAGTTTTCTAGGATCTTTTGAAGTAGAAGTAATCGATAACGTTGGAAACAACTATGAAACAATCATTACGAAAGAAAATTCCAATATCGCTGCGGATAATAATGGCGTTGTCATGATTGAACAAGTGGACCCTTCCGTACAGTTAACGATTCACCATGAAGAGGATAACATCCCTTTTGAAGATATTTATCGTGAGGTCGTCGAGTTTGAAATTCATGCACAAGACGATGAATCAGGCTTGTATGCGGTAGTAGTGGATGTTAATGGGGTCGAAATTACTTCGTCCTACACTGACGATAAAGTAATTAGTGACGAGATTACACTTCGAACAGATGATGAAAGAATAAAAGCGAATGAAGACGGTTCTTACAACATTTCCGTTGAGGTCGTTGATAACGCTGGAAACGTAACAGGTACAAACAAAACGATTTATGCTGATCGTTCGCATCCTGTTATTACACGTTACACTTTCGCCATTGAAAACGAAGATGGAGAGTATGTAGAAGAAGAATATTCTGAGGAACTAACGGAGTCCATTGAACTTGATGAATACGGTTTTTACTTTAAAAATAAAACGAGAGTAACTGTTACGGCTGAAGATTATAAAAGACCAAATGAAGCGGCAAGTGGTGTGCAATCTATTACTGTCTATTTACAAGACCATGAGGATGAGAAGTTTTACGCCATTCAAGCAAATGGCTCCTATGTGGAAATAGAAGAGGAAGCGATTGAAGGTGTTGAACCAATCGCGACAACTGGTGATTTTACTTTTAATGTTCCAGAAAATTTTAAAGGCCAAATTTTTGCAAAAGCAACAGATAATGTTCAAAATACAGGTCCTTTTACGACAGCAGTTGGAACGATTGTAGAAAGCTTAGAGCGACATGAACAAGATAGTTTTATCGAAATTCAACTACCTGAAACAGCGCATCAAGATAAGAAACAACAAAACTTATATGCGGACAATATCGAGCTAGAAATAACAGTGGTTGATAGTTATTCTAGTATCGAAACGATTGAATGGTTTGTTGAAGCTCCTTACGATCGTGAAAAAGACGATAAGGGTAGCGTTACTTTAGAAACTAATACTAAATATGATGTAGGAACAGTAATAGATGGCTGGGAGCTTACGTCAACACATTTGAATTTAGTAACGGAAATGAAAAAAACAATTCCGATCTCTCACAATAGTAACGATATTGTCGTGAGAGTAGTAATGCACGACAGAGCGGGGCATGTTACGGAACAAGAAGTAACGTTCAGTATCGATAAAGTAAAGCCAGAGCTTGAAGTTATTTATGACAACGACAAGGCTGATGAAGATTTTCCGAATAATTACGACGGGCATCGTGTTGCAACGATTATCGTAACGGAGCGTAATTTTGATCCACAGTTATTATTCGCACAATTAAACGATGAACGGTTAGAGCTAGTTTGGGAAACTAGCTATAATGAAGAAAATCCTGATCAAACGGCACATACAGCAAATGTATATTTTACGAATGATGGTGATTATACGTTTTCTGTTTTGTTTGAAGATATGGCTGGTAATGAGGCTCCTCCTTATACACCGGATTCATTTACAATCGATACTACTCCACCAGAAGTAACAGTAGTATACGACAACAATGATGTCGCAAACGGTAATTTTTATAAAGCACCTAGAACGGCAACGATTACGATAAAGGAGCGTAATTTTGACGCTGCTCGTGTCGAAATAATCGGTTCCGTAGAGCTTGGAGATGTTAGTTTCCCAAGTTTAAGCGATTGGACGACAGACGGTGACACTCATACAGCAACTATTTATTATGAAGAAGATGCATTATACAGCTTTAATATTCACGCAAGAGATAAGGCTGGAAATGCTGCAGCGAATTATGAGAAAGAAACGTTCTATATTGATACGACGGTACCGAAGCTAGTAGAAGAAGAGGCGGTTACGTTTGAACAAACGAATACGAACTTCTTTGCAAAAACAATTAATTTCCTTTCGTTTGGAACGTTCTTTAATAAGGAAGTAAGAGTCGTTGTAAAAGCGGAAGATAATATTGCCGGTATTGAAAGTATTTCCTTAACAGCAAGTGATTCGGATGTGGAATTAGTAGAAGTGAAAAATAGCTTTAAACAAGGCGAAAATAATTTAACTGCAGAAGCGAAGTTTACGATAAATGCAACGAGCTTTACAGGAAACATTTTTGTTGAACTAACGGATTATAGTAAAAACGTCCAGGAATATAAAGTTACGAGTGAAAACTCAAACATTGTTGCAGATAACGATGGTGTTATCGAAATAGAGAAAAATAAACCGACAGCAGAGATTAATGTTATTCCGAATAAAGGTGTTTCTTCGAACGGAAAAAATGTATACAGTGGAGATGTCACGTATGAAGTAGTCGTAACAGATGCTGATTCCGGTGTTAATACGGTAAAAATCGATATTAACGGAAAAGAATATTTACACGATTACTCTAGTGATAAAGAAAAACGCACAAAACCAATTAAATATTCTATTAATCTAGCAACAGAAGACATTCCTATTAATAAGGATGGATCTTACGAAATTTCGGTGTATGTTATCGATAACGCTGGAAATAGTCAATCCAGAAAAACGAAAACATATAAGGATGAAACTAGCCCAATTATTACAGATTTCATTTTCTCAAATAAAGACGTAAACGGCAGCTTTAAGAAAGTAGAAGATACCGATGAGTTTAAGAAATCAGTTGAATTAACTCAATACGGGTTCTATTTCAAACAACAAACTCGTGTAACAGTGAAGGCAGAAGATCCAGAAAAAGAGTATGAATATACGTCAGGGTTACAGTCTATCGTCGTTTATTTAAAAGACTATGACAACGGAACATATTATAGTGTTTTACGAAACGGTAATCTAAAAGAGATTAAAGAGTCAGATGTGAATAAAATTTCACCGATAGCGACGAAAGGTGAAGTTAGTTTTCTCGTACCGGTGAACTTTAAAGGTCAAATTTTCGCTAAGGCAATTGACGGAGTAGACAACACGGTTGGCTTTGAAACACCAGATGGAACGATTGTGGAAAGTGCAGCACAACATGCTAAAGAGACACATATTGATTTCAAAGTCCCAACAACAACTTACCAAGATAATAATGGGCAAGACTTGTATGCTAATAATGTAAACGTAGAATTAACGGTTACTGATACGTATTCTGGAATTGCTCAAATTGAGTGGTCTGTTGTAGCACCGTACGATAGAGATAATAACGAAAGTGGTAGCTTAACGATTCATAACGATAAAACGTATAGTCCAGGTAGTAATTCAGACGGCTGGAGACAAACGAAGCAAGAGAAGAACTTAGTGACTGAAATGAAGAAAACACTAACTGTTCGAAATAATAGTAATGATATTGTCGTCAAAGTGAAAATGACCGATCGATCCGGACATACTTCAGAAGACGAAATTACGTTCAGTATTGATAAAACGACACCAACGATTGAAATAACATATGACAATAACACACCAGATGGAGACTTTACTGATTATTATAAAGCAAACCGTACCGCAACGATTGTCGTTACGGAGCGCAACTTTAGACCAGAAGATGTGGAGTATGTTATTACAAATACACTTGGTGAGCGTCCTTCCTTTGCTGGCTGGACTAGTAGAGTTAATCGAGCTAATCCAGATTTATCAACACATACCGCAACGATAAGCTTTACAGCGGATGGAGATTATACGTTTGATATGAAGTATCAAGATAATGCTAGAAACGCAGCGGCACCAGTTCCGCAGCAAAAGTTTACGATTGATAAAACGGAACCAGTAATTAACGTAGCTTACAGTTCTAGTAGTGCACAAAACGGAAACTATTATAATACGGCAAGAACGGCAACTATTTCAATCACAGAGCGAAACTTTGAAACTAGTCGTATTCAAATTACTGGTACTGCGACAGATGATGGAAGTACGATAGCGTTCCCAGAGGTTAGTCGTTGGAATTCAGTTGGAGATGTGCATACTGCAACGATTCACTATGGAACAGACGGATTGTACACATTTGATATTGCATATACCGATATGGCTGGTAACGTTGCAGCTGAATATACAGTTGATGAATTTTACGTAGACCAAACAGCACCAGAGCTGACAATTTCAGGTGTAGAACATATGTCGGCGAATAACGGTGAGGTAATGCCAGTTATTTCTTATCGCGACACGAACTTCAATCCTAATAATGTAACGATTAGCTTAACTGGTGCTAATAGAGGTCCGGTCAAACTAGTAGGTAGCTATTCCGACGAAGGAAACGGGCAAGTATTTACTTTTGAAAACTTTGAAGAAATGCAAGAAGTAGATGATTTATATACGCTCACGGCAACAGTAGTCGACTATGCAGGAAATGAATCAACCGAAGAAATACGATTCTCGGTTAACCGTTTCGGTTCAGTTTATACGTTAGATGAGTCTATCGTAGGAATTAACGGAAAATATGTTCAAGACGAAGTGGACATTATTTTAACGGAAACAAACGTCGATAGCATTGATGAAGAGTCTGTAACAATCGTCATGACGAAAAACGGTACGCCAACAGACTTAATGAACGGAACAGATTACACGGTTGAGAAAGCTGGTGGAGAAGGTTCATGGAGTCAGTATACGTATACCGTTAAGAAAGAACTTTTTGCTGGCGATGGTCGCTATACAGTGACACTTTATTCTGAGGATGCAGCAGGGAACATTAATGAAAACATCGATGAAACGAAAAAAGCGGAGATTTCGTTCGGTATTGATAAAACAGCTCCAGTTATCGTACCTATCGATTTAGAAAGTGGCGCGCAATATCCGGTAGAAACGAAAGCTGTTACAGTTTCAATAAAGGATAATCTAGTATTAGATCACGCAACGATTTTTCTAAATAATGAAGAGGTAGATTATAAAGTAAGTGGAGAAGACTATACATTTGATATTCCGAGTTCCAATGCGAAGCAAAGTGTCACAATTGTAGCAGTAGATGCAGCTGGAAATGAATTAAACGTTGATATTACGGATCTATTAGTATCGACTAATTTATTTGTACGTTGGTATAATAACACGTCACTGTTCTATGGATCATTAATTGGTATAGGTGCTATTAGTACATCCATCGCAGGTTACTTCGTATTTAGAAAAAGAAAAGATGACGACGATACGGCAAGGTTTGACGAAGAGAAAGAAGATATCGTTAGTTAG